From one Anabas testudineus chromosome 18, fAnaTes1.2, whole genome shotgun sequence genomic stretch:
- the LOC113151478 gene encoding high affinity immunoglobulin gamma Fc receptor I-like — protein sequence MEVTALCFRLVMLELIFLREQVHNSYTQNRAFLRITPNRLQHFQFNSVSFDCVGFDGRTHLKGNSKEFNQTFSSRKTTSSFTIDRVYPGDSGEYWCESEGERSDGVNITITAGPVILNSPALPVMQGTNVILHCRSNNQSTNLIIFYKNNVLMHNSSVEEIEIKNVSKSDEGFYRCYVFSLGTSPASWLAVRENIISITSYPPNEETTLLKDTSDYIVFIILRVLSLVVLLLVVGFFYFKKPKVSYFGPVNGVEVQMNQMA from the exons atggaggtcacagctctctgcttcagacTAG TGATGCTTGAACTCATTTTTCTGAGGGAACAAGTTCACAACAGCTACACTCAGAATAGAG CTTTTCTTCGCATCACTCCAAACAGACTGCAGCACTTTCAATTCAACTCTGTTTCTTTTGACTGTGTTGGGTTTGATGGTCGGACTCACTTGAAAGGAAATTCTAAGGAATTTAATCAGACATTTTCAAGTAGGAAAACAACATCATCCTTCACTATCGATAGAGTCTatccaggagacagtggagaatactggtgtgagagtgaaggagagagaagcgATGGAGTCAACATCACTATCACTG CTGGTCCTGTGATCCTGAATagtcctgctcttcctgtgatgcaAGGAACAAACGTGATTCTACACTGCAGGAGCAACAACCAGTCCACCAACTTAAtcattttctacaaaaacaaTGTCCTTATGCACAACAGTTCTGTAGAGGAGATAGAAATTAAGAatgtttccaagtctgatgaaggtttCTACAGGTGTTATGTCTTCAGTCTTGGAACATCACCAGCAAGCTGGTTGGCTGTGAGAG aaaatataatttctatAACCTCTTACCCACCTAATGAAGAGACGACACTCCTCAAGGACACCAGCGACTACATTGTCTTCATCATCCTGAGGGTTTTAAGTCTTGTCGTGTTGCTGCTAGTGGtgggatttttttattttaagaaaccCAAAG tttCTTATTTTGGTCCAGTAAATGGAGTGGAGGTGCAGATGAACCAAATGGCGTGA
- the LOC113151472 gene encoding lamin-A-like: MTNESVQMKVFNKEEEPKKTKNMDTCLISQSSADTDIIMEVDKYGKYIRLRNQSHEEKTMTGWKLKLQINNKKPLIYTFQSSSILKAGETFTLWIAGHGGAHSSTEQVWFGLKPWNSKDTLQFTLITNNREIPYDPVYVL; encoded by the exons ATGACAAATGAATCAGTACAAATGAAGGTTTTTAACAAGGAGGAGGAGCCAAAAAAGACCAAGAAT ATGGACACCTGCTTAATCAGTCAGAGCTCAGCTGATACCGATATCATTATGGAGGTCGACAAATATGGCAAATACATCCGTCTCAGAAACCAGTCTCATGAG gaaaaaacaatgacaggCTGGAAGTTAAAACTACAGATCAACAATAAAAAACCATTAATATACACATTTCAGTCCTCATCCATTCTAAAGGCTGGAGAAACTTTCACT CTGTGGATCGCTGGTCATGGTGGTGCTCATTCTTCCACAGAACAGGTTTGGTTTGGCCTGAAGCCCTGGAATTCCAAAGATACATTACAGTTCACTCTCATCACCAACAATAGAGAAATCCCATATGACCCAGTATATGTTTTGTGA
- the LOC113168542 gene encoding myelin-oligodendrocyte glycoprotein-like: MQQLRSTSVLVVHLLLIHFSTGQSKLIGSSQPIMATVGDDIILPCQLEPAVDVAAMTLEWSRSDLIPRFVFVWRVGLDLVSIKHPSYRGRTSLLSDELKHGNMSLKLSKVKPADEGTYRCYIPVLNEASFVELVVECRGCQLIENNNTSISIKEESERAHLDTQTGQMEGCGKEDPTLK, translated from the exons ATGCAACAG CTCAGAAGCACCAGTGTTTTGGTTGTCCATCTTCTCCTGATACACTTTAGCACAG GTCAGTCTAAGTTAATTGGTTCATCTCAGCCAATAATGGCAACAGTTggtgatgacatcattttaCCATGTCAACTTGAACCTGCTGTGGATGTTGCTGCAATGACGTTGGAGTGGTCGAGATCTGACCTGATTCccagatttgtctttgtgtggcGTGTTGGTCTGGATCTTGTTAGTATAAAACATCCATCCTACAGAGGACGAACATCTTTGTTGTCTGACGaactgaaacatggaaacatgtcaCTGAAACTCTCCAAAGTGAAGCCTGCTGATGAGGGAACGTATCGGTGCTACATTCCAGTACTGAATGAAGCATCTTTTGTAGAGCTTGTTGTTG AGTGCAGGGGATGTCAGTTgattgaaaataataatacatcaatTTCtataaaagaagaaagtgagagagCACATCTTGACACACAAACAGGGCAAATGGAGGGATGTGGAAAAGAAGACCCAACAT tgaaataa